In one window of Candidatus Omnitrophota bacterium DNA:
- a CDS encoding metallophosphoesterase family protein translates to MKYSIISDIHGNQEAFDAVLEDARRQGAEHFVFLGDIVGYGAEPGACIARLRELIRSPGCICVAGNHDYAVSGKSPRDQYNTYARESVEWTKKQLTSEECGFLDRLPLTERIPLAQGRPSGSPGRGTASGGRPAPDTGGFRAVHANLVAPGEWGYILDIDDAHPNFLLLEEQVCFIGHSHKPLIFLEGDFIDWFQEDSFRLEPGVRYIINAGSVGQPRDGNPRASYAIFDDSALTVDIRRVEYDIPRAQQKIIKAGLPRMLADRLSIGK, encoded by the coding sequence GTGAAATATTCCATTATTTCCGACATTCACGGCAATCAGGAGGCCTTTGATGCCGTCCTGGAAGATGCGAGACGGCAGGGGGCCGAGCATTTTGTTTTTCTCGGTGATATTGTGGGGTATGGCGCTGAGCCGGGGGCCTGTATCGCCAGGCTGCGGGAGCTGATACGGTCGCCGGGGTGTATTTGCGTGGCCGGCAATCATGATTATGCCGTGTCGGGAAAGAGCCCCCGTGACCAGTACAACACCTATGCGCGGGAATCGGTGGAATGGACGAAAAAGCAGTTGACCTCTGAGGAATGCGGTTTTTTAGACCGATTGCCGCTGACGGAGCGGATCCCCCTTGCGCAGGGGCGTCCGTCCGGTTCGCCGGGTCGCGGGACGGCGAGTGGCGGTCGACCGGCGCCTGATACAGGCGGGTTCCGGGCCGTTCACGCGAACCTTGTGGCGCCCGGCGAATGGGGATATATTCTGGACATTGACGATGCTCATCCCAATTTTCTTTTGCTGGAAGAACAGGTGTGTTTTATCGGGCATTCCCATAAACCGCTGATTTTTTTGGAAGGGGATTTTATCGACTGGTTTCAGGAGGATTCGTTCAGGCTCGAGCCGGGGGTCAGGTATATCATCAATGCCGGAAGCGTGGGGCAGCCGCGCGACGGGAATCCCAGGGCCTCGTATGCGATTTTTGACGACTCCGCGTTGACCGTGGATATCCGGCGGGTGGAATATGACATTCCCCGGGCGCAGCAGAAGATCATCAAGGCGGGCCTTCCCCGGATGTTGGCGGACCGGCTGAGCATCGGCAAATAG
- a CDS encoding response regulator translates to MNMSSGAMQKGFRVLIVEDDRTVQKVYEKIFANMGYQHQIVSTGEAAYQAIAREKFDLICLDLKLPDINGIDLVEKLKRELEWIPVIIVTANPSLESSIEAISAGIVTEYIIKPFDSKEMILTVRKAIEKARLSIENKRLMKRLETTNQALLERVEQLEQFGRDAEHFQSEVEKLKKYVKDLEQRIAQK, encoded by the coding sequence ATGAACATGTCCAGCGGCGCGATGCAAAAAGGGTTCAGGGTCCTCATCGTTGAAGATGACCGGACGGTCCAGAAGGTGTATGAGAAGATCTTCGCGAACATGGGGTATCAGCACCAGATTGTGTCCACGGGGGAAGCGGCCTACCAGGCCATTGCCAGGGAAAAATTCGACTTGATCTGTCTGGACCTGAAACTCCCGGACATCAACGGGATCGATCTCGTCGAGAAGTTGAAGCGGGAACTGGAGTGGATCCCCGTGATCATCGTCACTGCCAACCCGTCCCTGGAGTCGTCCATTGAGGCCATCAGCGCGGGCATCGTCACGGAATATATTATTAAACCGTTCGACTCCAAGGAAATGATCCTGACGGTCCGGAAAGCCATCGAGAAGGCCAGGCTGTCCATCGAGAACAAACGGCTGATGAAGCGGTTGGAGACCACCAACCAGGCCCTCCTGGAACGGGTGGAGCAGCTGGAACAGTTCGGGCGGGACGCCGAACATTTTCAGTCAGAGGTCGAAAAACTGAAAAAATACGTTAAAGATCTGGAGCAGAGGATCGCTCAGAAATAA
- a CDS encoding response regulator — MARIKVLVVEDNPLVVRLNEALLKAGDYDVITAMDGQSGIDMAVKERPDVILLDIILPKMHGFEVCKELRKREDTKHIPIVIVSGTGLEEVAEREPDLGVNGVITKPYDLNKLDEAIKKALKGK; from the coding sequence ATGGCAAGAATCAAGGTTTTGGTGGTGGAAGACAATCCGCTTGTCGTCCGGTTGAATGAGGCCTTGCTGAAGGCCGGGGACTATGACGTGATCACGGCGATGGACGGTCAGTCGGGGATTGATATGGCGGTCAAGGAGAGGCCGGATGTTATCCTGCTGGATATCATTCTCCCCAAGATGCACGGGTTTGAAGTTTGTAAAGAGCTCCGCAAAAGGGAAGACACGAAGCATATCCCCATTGTGATCGTTTCGGGCACGGGGCTTGAGGAAGTCGCGGAACGGGAGCCGGATTTAGGCGTTAACGGAGTCATCACGAAGCCTTATGATTTGAATAAACTCGATGAGGCCATCAAAAAAGCCCTCAAGGGGAAATGA
- the pilO gene encoding type 4a pilus biogenesis protein PilO, producing MIPLAQGNILKLVKLTVLVLALVFFLFDLFPLIKGISDCYGRIRMARAAVRTLTKEDKAVLQKKLETELAGLEAGFQKMQAAKTEAQSKMTREVSVPVVTLMIEDLASSQEIELRLIKPLQPQVQGKYQMIPIALEFRCDYARLVRFLSQFETLEVPVSVQSLSIHENLLSYPQLDMKLTIFVLFAEG from the coding sequence ATGATCCCTTTGGCTCAAGGAAATATTCTGAAGTTAGTCAAATTGACGGTCCTTGTCCTGGCCCTTGTGTTTTTTTTGTTTGATCTTTTTCCGCTGATCAAAGGGATCTCGGATTGTTACGGCAGGATCCGCATGGCCCGGGCGGCGGTCCGGACGTTGACGAAAGAGGATAAAGCCGTTCTTCAGAAAAAACTCGAGACGGAACTGGCGGGCCTGGAGGCGGGATTCCAGAAGATGCAGGCCGCCAAGACGGAAGCGCAGTCGAAGATGACGCGCGAGGTCAGCGTTCCGGTGGTCACGTTGATGATCGAGGATCTGGCGTCGTCCCAGGAGATCGAGCTGCGCTTGATCAAGCCGTTGCAGCCGCAGGTCCAGGGGAAGTATCAAATGATCCCCATTGCCCTTGAGTTCAGGTGCGATTATGCCCGGCTGGTCAGGTTTTTGTCGCAGTTCGAGACCCTGGAAGTTCCGGTCAGCGTCCAGTCGCTGTCGATCCACGAGAATCTTTTGAGTTATCCGCAGCTGGACATGAAATTGACGATATTCGTTCTGTTCGCGGAGGGTTGA
- a CDS encoding PilN domain-containing protein encodes MRQINLLPEQMQKVEQIKTIRNAFVLVLAPILLVMAVVHVLLAMHLQNMKRLAERPMDYIQTREVGEVKVRIDEVLSKMRDFHAGHEILLESIAQRASTPVILVNLGEMAQSRVWLNDFNLDHESKTCRIAGQSFNTRLVSEFMLELKKVPFFKNVELSSMERGQDGKVGFSIVCYMKR; translated from the coding sequence ATGAGGCAGATCAACCTGCTCCCCGAACAGATGCAAAAGGTCGAACAGATCAAGACGATCCGGAACGCCTTCGTTCTGGTCCTGGCGCCGATCCTGCTGGTGATGGCCGTCGTTCACGTCCTGCTGGCCATGCATCTGCAAAACATGAAGAGGCTCGCCGAGCGGCCGATGGACTATATCCAGACCAGGGAAGTCGGCGAGGTGAAGGTCAGGATCGACGAGGTCCTCTCGAAAATGCGGGACTTTCATGCCGGGCACGAAATCCTCCTGGAAAGCATCGCGCAGCGGGCCTCGACTCCCGTCATCCTCGTCAATCTCGGGGAGATGGCCCAGTCCCGGGTGTGGCTGAACGATTTTAATCTGGACCATGAAAGCAAGACCTGCAGGATCGCCGGGCAATCATTTAATACCAGGCTGGTCAGCGAATTTATGCTGGAATTGAAAAAGGTCCCGTTTTTCAAAAATGTCGAACTGAGCTCCATGGAGCGGGGGCAGGACGGGAAGGTTGGTTTTTCGATCGTGTGCTATATGAAACGATGA
- the pilM gene encoding type IV pilus assembly protein PilM, giving the protein MRMNFDMGRGLLRNIMSRLEPFKAFQSEVFLGNVFEEGVATGLDIGTYAVKVVRLRRSVKDLSLETRVYREILRSPDPKGSIPEETLTAQCLADIWQQEKIKDKKVRVVVSDPGIYIRHIHIPRLAPNELAKAARWQAEKYIPFSIEDASVDYQIIDERSPQDPGQMEVAIVAVEKKTIDKYLRVLKAARLTPTVIDIPPFAVAKAVLQDLSPKETSGVAVIDIGHRTTSVTILKRNSLRLARSFEIGGHHMTQSIVEGMGLDRAEAESMKRELGVEPFAAGQTVPDKYAAAIHPVLSELVKQIERGLAYSEREEMTEGIAKVLLCGGGALTRGLDAYLANHLKLSVSGMEGAARILSLAGTGGRPSPEPAALLVSALGAAL; this is encoded by the coding sequence ATGAGAATGAATTTTGACATGGGCCGGGGATTGCTCAGGAACATCATGAGCCGGCTGGAGCCCTTCAAGGCTTTCCAGTCGGAAGTGTTCCTGGGAAATGTGTTTGAAGAAGGGGTGGCGACCGGCTTGGACATCGGGACCTACGCGGTCAAGGTGGTCCGGTTGAGGAGATCGGTCAAGGACCTTTCTTTGGAAACGCGGGTTTACAGGGAGATCTTGCGTTCTCCTGACCCGAAAGGCTCCATCCCGGAAGAGACCTTGACCGCCCAGTGTCTGGCCGACATCTGGCAGCAGGAGAAGATCAAAGATAAGAAGGTCAGGGTGGTGGTCTCTGACCCCGGGATCTATATCAGGCATATCCACATCCCGAGGCTCGCCCCGAATGAGCTGGCGAAGGCCGCCCGCTGGCAGGCCGAGAAATATATTCCGTTTTCCATTGAAGACGCCAGCGTCGATTATCAGATCATCGATGAACGTTCCCCGCAGGATCCCGGCCAGATGGAAGTCGCCATTGTGGCGGTGGAGAAGAAGACCATTGATAAATACCTGAGGGTCCTCAAAGCCGCGCGGTTGACGCCGACGGTCATTGATATTCCGCCTTTTGCCGTGGCCAAGGCCGTCCTGCAGGACCTGTCTCCCAAAGAGACCTCCGGGGTCGCCGTCATTGACATCGGTCACAGGACGACATCGGTCACCATCCTGAAAAGGAATTCCTTGCGGCTGGCCAGGAGCTTTGAGATCGGCGGGCACCACATGACCCAATCGATCGTGGAGGGAATGGGCCTGGACCGGGCAGAGGCCGAAAGCATGAAAAGAGAGCTGGGGGTCGAGCCCTTCGCCGCGGGCCAGACCGTCCCGGACAAATATGCGGCGGCCATTCACCCGGTCCTGTCGGAACTGGTCAAGCAGATCGAACGCGGACTGGCTTACTCGGAGCGCGAAGAAATGACAGAAGGGATCGCGAAAGTTTTATTGTGCGGAGGCGGGGCACTGACGCGCGGCCTTGACGCATACCTTGCGAACCATCTGAAACTTTCCGTTTCCGGCATGGAAGGGGCCGCCCGGATTTTGTCCCTGGCCGGAACCGGCGGCCGGCCGTCCCCGGAACCGGCCGCGCTCTTGGTCTCTGCGCTTGGAGCCGCCCTATGA
- a CDS encoding ATP-binding protein, which produces MFKIVVKTGPKKGSVCLLGKERVTIGRDPSNTIALADRRISRVHCSIAPSGHGYCLEDLQSVNGTQVNGNEIQKCELKPGDKISLGSTVLDFLSQEASDKEDGALSDSHVELLPEGQGSTGAVVECRLPVKDKAETFRDFSKTDGAAVPKIYQRLLTLYDVSSKLGVVTDIDLLLLKILDLVLDIMGADRGFIMLSNEDATELTPRAARRRGSDASPEMAVSRSIVFHVLKTGESVLTSDAQHDSRFSGAESIIIQGIRSAMCVPLRSKDKILGILHVDTNATKVRFNQDDLELTSAIASQAAMAIENAMLFDSLKKANQEIRDRQEQLIESEKLSALGRLAAGVAHEINNPMTSILGYSQLSEKMLSKESMDPASIRECFEFIKIVESEAIRCQSIVQTLLQFGRKKEQKMSLVDINQVVEASLVIAKFHIKRSSIEIQKDLAGGLPKTTADQHQLQQVFLNMIINARDAMENSGGILRISTRAQEGWISVKFADTGCGIPPDKIDEIFKPLYTTKGEGKGTGLGLSVTQDIIEAHQGAIDVESEVGKGTMFTIRLPVR; this is translated from the coding sequence ATGTTTAAGATCGTCGTCAAAACGGGACCGAAAAAAGGGAGTGTCTGTCTCTTGGGCAAGGAGCGCGTGACCATCGGCCGCGATCCTTCCAATACGATCGCGCTGGCGGACCGAAGGATTTCCCGCGTCCATTGCAGCATCGCGCCGTCCGGTCACGGCTACTGTCTGGAGGACCTCCAATCGGTGAACGGGACGCAAGTCAACGGGAACGAAATCCAGAAATGCGAATTGAAACCGGGGGACAAGATCTCGCTCGGCTCGACCGTTTTGGATTTTTTGTCCCAGGAGGCTTCGGACAAGGAAGATGGGGCCCTTTCCGATTCGCATGTGGAACTGCTGCCGGAAGGACAGGGCTCGACCGGGGCCGTCGTGGAATGCCGGCTGCCGGTCAAAGACAAGGCGGAGACGTTCCGGGACTTCTCCAAGACGGACGGGGCCGCGGTCCCCAAAATCTATCAGCGGCTTCTGACGCTGTACGACGTCAGCAGCAAGCTGGGTGTCGTGACGGATATCGATCTCCTGCTGCTCAAGATCTTGGACCTGGTCCTGGACATCATGGGCGCCGACCGCGGATTTATCATGCTTTCCAATGAGGACGCGACGGAGTTGACTCCCCGCGCGGCGCGGCGGCGCGGCAGCGATGCCTCCCCTGAGATGGCGGTTTCCCGTTCGATCGTTTTTCATGTCTTAAAGACGGGGGAGTCCGTGCTGACTTCGGACGCCCAGCATGATTCCAGATTTTCCGGCGCCGAGAGCATCATCATTCAGGGGATCCGAAGCGCCATGTGCGTCCCGTTAAGATCCAAGGACAAGATCCTGGGGATCCTGCACGTCGACACGAACGCAACGAAGGTCAGGTTCAACCAGGACGATCTCGAACTGACGAGCGCGATCGCCAGCCAGGCGGCCATGGCCATCGAGAATGCCATGCTTTTCGACAGCCTCAAGAAGGCCAACCAGGAGATCAGGGACCGTCAGGAACAGCTGATCGAATCGGAAAAATTGTCGGCGCTGGGGCGCCTTGCCGCGGGGGTCGCTCACGAGATCAATAATCCCATGACAAGCATCCTCGGATATTCGCAGCTGTCGGAGAAGATGCTGTCCAAGGAATCGATGGACCCCGCCAGCATCCGGGAATGTTTTGAGTTCATCAAGATCGTGGAAAGCGAGGCGATCCGCTGCCAATCCATCGTCCAGACGTTGCTGCAGTTCGGCAGGAAAAAAGAGCAGAAGATGTCTTTGGTGGACATCAATCAGGTCGTTGAGGCGTCCCTGGTGATCGCCAAGTTTCACATCAAGAGGTCCAGCATTGAGATCCAGAAGGACCTGGCCGGGGGCCTGCCGAAAACGACCGCGGACCAGCACCAGCTCCAGCAGGTTTTTCTGAACATGATCATCAACGCCAGGGACGCCATGGAAAACAGCGGCGGAATTCTGAGGATCTCCACCCGCGCGCAGGAAGGATGGATCTCGGTCAAGTTCGCTGATACGGGCTGCGGGATCCCCCCGGACAAAATTGACGAGATTTTTAAGCCTTTGTATACCACCAAAGGCGAAGGCAAGGGCACGGGACTCGGGTTGTCGGTCACGCAGGACATCATTGAAGCGCACCAGGGGGCGATCGATGTGGAAAGCGAGGTCGGGAAGGGGACGATGTTCACGATCCGCCTGCCCGTCCGGTAG
- a CDS encoding protein kinase, producing MENTIGKYKIQRQVGQGGMGIIYKAFDPQTQKTVAIKVLPPSFVDRSTVERFSREAHALTKLRYPNVVEVYDYGMEKGKHYFVMEYIEGETLKSKISRWGVLPAQEALRVTKEIATALVYIHRKQMIHRDIKPSNIMVAVDEQVKLMDFGLVKIAGVTNITIAGASLGTAEYMSPEQISGEEVDCRTDIYSLGVTMYEMLTGRPPYKGENVQVILYKHKNEQPVPIRSLRPEVPPEVEALVSKAMSKEMSQRYASAEELLDALSPMTGRAILQEGTEKGTRAKASSTERLAAPPGNGADAPWVFWIIAALCLAGAAFWFRELLSAGVVRADRAIAQVFPRGGKNLMAEAQASLKTFEEAEQHHTAGMGHLGEGAVDAAIGEFQKAVQLRHDYPLYYRSLALAYERKQQLKKAAKAWNELIKYDKNGVYVSEARQRIEALKQP from the coding sequence ATGGAAAACACCATCGGAAAATATAAAATCCAGCGACAGGTGGGCCAGGGCGGGATGGGGATCATCTACAAGGCGTTTGATCCTCAGACCCAGAAGACCGTCGCGATCAAGGTCTTGCCGCCGTCGTTTGTGGACAGATCGACTGTGGAGAGGTTCAGCCGCGAGGCCCACGCCCTGACAAAGTTGAGGTATCCCAATGTCGTGGAGGTTTATGACTACGGCATGGAAAAAGGGAAGCATTATTTCGTCATGGAATACATCGAGGGGGAAACTCTGAAGTCAAAGATCAGCCGGTGGGGGGTCCTTCCCGCGCAGGAAGCGCTCCGGGTCACGAAAGAGATCGCCACGGCCCTGGTTTACATCCACCGTAAACAGATGATCCACAGGGACATCAAGCCGTCGAACATCATGGTCGCCGTGGATGAACAGGTCAAGTTGATGGATTTCGGCCTCGTCAAGATTGCGGGGGTCACCAACATCACGATCGCCGGCGCGTCGCTTGGGACCGCGGAGTATATGTCTCCCGAGCAGATCAGCGGCGAGGAGGTGGACTGCCGGACGGATATTTATTCTTTGGGGGTCACCATGTATGAGATGCTGACAGGGCGCCCGCCTTACAAAGGAGAAAATGTTCAGGTGATTTTGTATAAACATAAAAATGAACAGCCTGTCCCCATCCGCAGTCTGCGGCCCGAGGTCCCGCCGGAGGTCGAGGCCCTTGTCAGCAAAGCCATGAGCAAAGAGATGTCCCAGAGGTATGCCAGCGCCGAAGAACTGCTGGACGCTTTGTCCCCCATGACAGGACGGGCCATTCTCCAGGAAGGGACGGAAAAGGGGACCCGCGCCAAGGCGTCTTCCACCGAGCGCCTTGCCGCGCCGCCGGGAAATGGCGCTGACGCTCCATGGGTTTTCTGGATCATCGCCGCGCTCTGCCTTGCCGGCGCCGCCTTCTGGTTCCGGGAACTTTTGTCGGCAGGGGTTGTCCGCGCGGATCGCGCGATCGCGCAGGTGTTTCCCCGGGGAGGGAAAAACCTCATGGCGGAGGCCCAGGCCTCTTTGAAAACTTTTGAGGAAGCGGAACAGCATCATACGGCCGGGATGGGGCATCTTGGAGAGGGGGCGGTGGATGCCGCGATCGGTGAATTTCAGAAGGCCGTCCAGTTGCGGCACGATTATCCGCTGTATTACCGCAGCCTGGCCCTGGCGTATGAAAGGAAACAACAATTGAAAAAGGCTGCCAAAGCCTGGAATGAACTCATAAAATATGATAAGAACGGTGTATACGTCAGCGAAGCCAGGCAAAGGATCGAGGCCTTAAAACAACCGTAA
- a CDS encoding prepilin-type N-terminal cleavage/methylation domain-containing protein, producing MQKTRTNGFTFLEVMLAFAIGAVALATLTATFETGRRSWRKNTQRAEMIQHGQAALSRMTSEMRYATQLVTRDIPNQILEFDTNNLVDADEMTTERIRYQATGDVLDRSVDGGVPVAVAGRSGEVKILLETIPLKLNASGDMVPLAVADPLSLAIAVDLYIRAQALDTSVSQVDMVSRVTFRNK from the coding sequence ATGCAAAAGACGCGGACGAACGGGTTCACTTTTCTGGAAGTGATGCTGGCCTTTGCGATCGGCGCGGTGGCGTTGGCGACGCTGACCGCCACCTTTGAAACGGGCCGGCGCAGCTGGCGGAAAAATACGCAACGCGCCGAGATGATCCAGCACGGGCAGGCCGCCCTGTCCCGCATGACCTCGGAAATGCGTTACGCGACACAACTGGTGACCCGCGATATCCCCAACCAGATCCTGGAGTTCGATACCAACAATTTGGTTGACGCCGATGAGATGACCACGGAACGGATCCGGTATCAAGCCACGGGAGATGTCCTGGACAGGTCTGTTGACGGGGGCGTCCCCGTGGCCGTCGCCGGACGCTCGGGCGAAGTCAAGATATTGCTGGAGACGATTCCCCTTAAGCTCAACGCTTCGGGGGATATGGTCCCGCTGGCGGTGGCGGACCCTCTCAGCTTGGCGATCGCCGTCGATCTTTATATCAGGGCCCAGGCGCTGGACACCAGTGTCAGCCAGGTCGATATGGTCTCGCGGGTGACCTTTCGCAACAAATGA
- a CDS encoding prepilin-type N-terminal cleavage/methylation domain-containing protein, with protein MMIFAFKRRGHTLIEILMVLAIIGMIAAISVTNFQSHHKRTNVNVTKANLESIRMAVAMFYEEEGQWPNSSLSDLVSGSPSGTQYLPAIPKEAISGTATVYSVPNYSGGWHWDPGNHVIHPNLSGSDAFGTPYSTY; from the coding sequence ATGATGATCTTCGCATTCAAACGCCGTGGTCACACGCTCATCGAGATCCTGATGGTCCTGGCCATCATCGGAATGATCGCGGCCATCTCTGTGACCAATTTCCAGTCGCACCACAAGCGCACCAACGTGAACGTCACAAAAGCCAATCTGGAAAGTATCCGCATGGCCGTCGCCATGTTCTATGAAGAGGAGGGGCAGTGGCCGAACAGCAGTTTGTCCGACCTGGTGAGCGGGTCCCCCAGCGGCACGCAATACCTTCCCGCGATCCCCAAGGAGGCGATCAGCGGGACGGCCACTGTTTACAGCGTCCCGAATTACAGCGGCGGGTGGCACTGGGATCCGGGGAACCATGTCATCCATCCCAATCTGTCGGGTTCCGATGCTTTCGGGACGCCGTACAGTACCTATTGA
- a CDS encoding type II secretion system F family protein: MPVFFYKVRDKAGRVLQGQLDAVDGKELRRKLVEREYFIIDYFERKEREKFRLSGLFSVSPRVRLIDIAVFSWQLYTLLDAGLPLVTSLKVLIVQAKNERFKYVLSTVCQRVEEGSTFSDALKEHPRIFSRLYVQMVNAGEVGGVLGEMINRLAIFYERQAEIRSKLFSAMIYPSMLLTVSLVVILFLVAVVLPQFAIIFRDIGVPIPGPTRFLLSLSSLITGYWFLAAGAVLGAAGVLRILVSSEKGKYHFHLFQLNVPVVGDLLKKDVSVRFTQTLATLAGSGIPILTALDVVTDTIGNKAVVKALKAVSVSVEQGKPMTQPMEESGLFPEMVVNMIRVGEETGSLEKMLNKIAEFYYKEVNAAIDAFTKLIEPILMVTMALIIGYIAIAIFLPMASLLQNIR, encoded by the coding sequence ATGCCGGTCTTTTTTTACAAGGTCCGCGATAAAGCCGGGCGGGTTCTCCAAGGCCAGTTGGATGCCGTCGACGGGAAAGAACTGCGCCGCAAGCTCGTCGAGAGGGAATACTTTATCATCGATTATTTTGAGAGAAAGGAGCGGGAGAAATTCCGCCTCTCCGGTCTGTTCTCGGTCTCCCCGCGCGTCCGGCTGATTGATATCGCGGTCTTCAGCTGGCAGCTGTACACCCTTCTGGATGCCGGCCTTCCGCTCGTCACGAGCCTGAAAGTCTTGATCGTGCAGGCCAAGAACGAAAGATTCAAATACGTCTTGAGCACGGTCTGCCAGCGGGTGGAAGAGGGCTCGACTTTTTCCGATGCCCTCAAGGAGCACCCCAGGATTTTTTCCCGCTTATACGTCCAGATGGTCAACGCCGGCGAAGTCGGCGGGGTCCTGGGCGAGATGATCAATCGCCTGGCCATCTTCTATGAGCGCCAGGCGGAGATCCGGTCCAAGCTGTTCTCGGCGATGATTTATCCCTCCATGCTTTTGACCGTTTCTTTGGTGGTCATCCTGTTCCTGGTCGCCGTCGTGCTCCCGCAATTCGCCATTATCTTCCGGGATATCGGCGTTCCGATTCCCGGTCCAACGCGGTTCCTTCTCTCCCTTAGCTCCCTCATCACCGGGTACTGGTTTCTTGCGGCCGGGGCGGTGCTGGGGGCGGCCGGGGTGCTGAGGATCCTGGTCTCATCGGAAAAAGGGAAATACCATTTCCACCTGTTCCAGCTCAACGTGCCCGTCGTGGGGGATCTCCTCAAGAAGGACGTTTCTGTCCGCTTCACCCAGACGCTGGCCACGCTGGCCGGTTCCGGCATCCCCATCCTGACCGCGCTGGATGTTGTTACCGACACCATCGGAAACAAGGCCGTGGTCAAGGCGCTCAAGGCGGTTTCCGTCAGCGTTGAGCAGGGCAAGCCCATGACGCAGCCCATGGAGGAAAGCGGGCTGTTCCCGGAGATGGTCGTCAACATGATCAGGGTCGGTGAAGAAACGGGGTCGCTCGAGAAGATGCTTAACAAGATCGCGGAGTTCTATTACAAAGAAGTGAACGCGGCCATTGACGCCTTCACGAAGCTGATCGAACCCATCCTGATGGTCACGATGGCCCTGATCATCGGGTATATCGCGATCGCCATATTCCTTCCCATGGCCAGTCTCCTGCAGAATATCCGTTAG